Part of the Actinomyces howellii genome, TGGCCTCCGGGGAGACGACGTCGGCGAAGGCCACCGTGATGCCCGACCAGGTCGACCAGTGGAAGCCGTTGGCCTTGAGGGCGTCGAGGGAGGCGGCGACCTCGACCCGCGGGAAGGACTCCGCCAGGGTGTTGATGATGTTGCCCAGGGCCTTCTTGTCGACCGTGTAGTTGATGTACGGGAAGGCCTCGGGCAGCGCCGTGTTGAACAGCGCCCTGCCCAGGGAGGTGCGCAGGGTGATCGGGTCGCCCTCGGTCCAGTCCTCGGGGGCCTGCCAGTCCTCGGGGGCGGTGATCCCCTCCTCGAAGCGGATGTCGGCCGTGGCGTTGACGTCGAGCTTGCCGAAGTCGTAGGCCATGACCGCCTCGGCGAAGGAGGAGAAGGAGGGCACGACCGGCTGGCCGGCGGAGTCGAGCTCGACCGGCACGTCCGGGTCCGGCCCCTGGGTGAGGTAGTAGGTGCCGATGATCATGTCCTGGCTGGGCATGGTGACCGGACGGCCGTCGGAGGGCTTGAGGATGTTGTTGCTCGAGAGCATGAGGATGCGGGCCTCGGCCTGCGCCTCGGCGCCCAGCGGCAGGTGGACGGCCATCTGGTCGCCGTCGAAGTCGGCGTTGAAGGCGCCGCACACGAGCGGGTGGAGCTGGATCGCCTTGCCCTCGATGAGCTGGGGCTCGAAGGCCTGGATACCCAGGCGGTGGAGGGTCGGTGCGCGGTTGAGCAGCACCGGGTGCTCGCGGATCACCTCGGCCAGGACGTCCCAGACCTTGGGGTTGGCCCGCTCGACCATGCGCTTGGCGGCCTTGACGTTCTGGGCCTCCTTGAGCTCGACGAGCCGCTTCATGACGAAGGGCTTGAACAGCTCGAGGGCCATCTGGCTGGGCAGACCGCACTGGTGGAGGGCGAGCTGGGGGCCCACGACGATGACGGAGCGGCCCGAGTAGTCCACGCGCTTGCCCAGGAGGTTCTGACGGAAGCGGCCCTGCTTGCCCTTGAGCATGTCGGACAGGGACTTGAGCGGGCGGTTGCCCACACCGGTGACCGGGCGGCCGCGGCGGCCGTTGTCGAACAGCGCGTCGACGGCGTCCTGGAGCATCCGCTTCTCGTTGTTGACGATGATCGTCGGCGCGCCGAGGTCCATGAGCCGCTTGAGGCGGTTGTTGCGGTTGATGACCCGGCGGTACAGGTCGTTGAGGTCGGAGGTCGCGAAGCGGCCGCCGTCGAGCTGGACCATGGGGCGCAGGTCCGGCGGGATGACCGGGATGGAGTCGAGCACCATCGACTCCGGGGCGGTGCCGGTGACCCGGAAGGCGTTGATGACCTTGAGGCGCTTGATGGCGCGCGTCTTGCGCTGGCCGGTGCCGTTGGCCACGACCTCGGCCAGGGCGGCGGCCTCGGCCTCGAGGTCGAAGGTGCGCAGGCGGGCCTGGATGGCCTCGGCCCCCATCGCGCCCTTGAAGTAGATGCCGTAGTCGGCGACCATGTCGCGGTAGAGCACCTCGTCGCCCTCGAGGTCGCCGACCTTGAGGGACACGAAGCGGTCCCAGACCTTGTCCATGTGCTCGAGGGTGCGCGCCGTCCTGCGGCGCAGGGCGGTCATCTCGCGCTCGGCGACCTTGCGCAGCTTCTCGCGCTGGGAGGCCTCGGCGCCCTCGGCGTCGAGCTGGGCGAGGTCGGCCTCGAGGCGCTGCTGGCGGGCCTCGACGTCGGCCAGGCCGGCCTCCTCGACGTGCTTCTTCTTGACCTCGAGCTCGTTGCGCAGGCTGGGAAGGTCGTCGTGGCGGCCCTCCTCGTCGACCTCGGTCACCATGTAGGCGGCGAAGTAGATGACCTTCTCGAGGTCCTTGGGCGCGAGGTTGAGCAGGTAGCCCAGGCGCGAGGGCACGCCCTTGAAGTACCAGATGTGGGTGACGGGGGCCGCCAGCTTGATGTGCGCCATGCGCTCACGGCGCACCTTGGAGCGGGTGACCTCCACGCCGCAGCGCTCGCAGACGATGCCCTTGTAGCGCACCCGCTTGTACTTGCCGCAGGCGCACTCCCAGTCACGGGTGGGGCCGAAGATCTTCTCGCAGAACAGGCCGTCCTTCTCCGGCTTGAGCGTGCGGTAGTTGATGGTCTCGGGCTTCTTGACCTCGCCGTGAGACCAGGACTTGATGTCCTCGGCGGTGGCGAGGCCGAGCTGGATCCTGTCGAAGACGTTGGCGTCGAGCACAGTTCCTACTTCCGATGGTCACTGTCATCAGGTGTGTTGCGGGGGCGCCCGCGCCGTGGTTCCACGGCGGCGCGGGGCCCGGTGGGGGTCCCGGGAGGGGCGGGGAGGCCGCCCCTCGACCGGGACCCGTGTGGACTCA contains:
- a CDS encoding DNA-directed RNA polymerase subunit beta' produces the protein MLDANVFDRIQLGLATAEDIKSWSHGEVKKPETINYRTLKPEKDGLFCEKIFGPTRDWECACGKYKRVRYKGIVCERCGVEVTRSKVRRERMAHIKLAAPVTHIWYFKGVPSRLGYLLNLAPKDLEKVIYFAAYMVTEVDEEGRHDDLPSLRNELEVKKKHVEEAGLADVEARQQRLEADLAQLDAEGAEASQREKLRKVAEREMTALRRRTARTLEHMDKVWDRFVSLKVGDLEGDEVLYRDMVADYGIYFKGAMGAEAIQARLRTFDLEAEAAALAEVVANGTGQRKTRAIKRLKVINAFRVTGTAPESMVLDSIPVIPPDLRPMVQLDGGRFATSDLNDLYRRVINRNNRLKRLMDLGAPTIIVNNEKRMLQDAVDALFDNGRRGRPVTGVGNRPLKSLSDMLKGKQGRFRQNLLGKRVDYSGRSVIVVGPQLALHQCGLPSQMALELFKPFVMKRLVELKEAQNVKAAKRMVERANPKVWDVLAEVIREHPVLLNRAPTLHRLGIQAFEPQLIEGKAIQLHPLVCGAFNADFDGDQMAVHLPLGAEAQAEARILMLSSNNILKPSDGRPVTMPSQDMIIGTYYLTQGPDPDVPVELDSAGQPVVPSFSSFAEAVMAYDFGKLDVNATADIRFEEGITAPEDWQAPEDWTEGDPITLRTSLGRALFNTALPEAFPYINYTVDKKALGNIINTLAESFPRVEVAASLDALKANGFHWSTWSGITVAFADVVSPEAKAEILARYEGEAAEIEEQFEVGALTEEDRYQSLIDIWTKATAEVSEAMRANFPERNTVYQMVASGGRGNWDQIRQLAGMRGLVADPKQRLIERPIKSNYREGLSVLEYFIATHGARKGLADTALRTADSGYLTRRLVDVSQDVIVREDDCGTRKGLTKRLFTWREVDGERVKDVSDILETTVFGTTAARDVLGPDGQVVIAAGTDLGDAVIAQAIEAGVEEVVCRSVLTCDSAVGTCAACYGRSLATGKRVDIGEAVGIIAAQSIGEPGTQLTMRTFHTGGAAGAADITQGLPRVQELFEARTPKGEAAVAEGAGTLRIEDDADGKRLVITRDDGEEDLVVPVSRRQRLLVLDGDHVEPGDALTEGPVDPKKVLRLRSVNATQRHLVDEVQEVYRSQGVDIHSKHIEVIVRQMLRRVTVLDPGDTTLLQGDLVDVTLYREENRRVMAEGGKTASGRTELMGITKASLATDSWLSAASFQETTRVLTEAAMNGKSDPLLGLKENVILGKLIPAGTGLARYSDVEVEPTEEVKAEVFSRTGYTGDVFAVGDSVPLDDYSFGADFRADFSDDFRTDFSGSEDFQF